The following are encoded together in the Streptomyces tendae genome:
- the vioD gene encoding capreomycidine synthase produces the protein MRHFYFDTKIDLGSSGVQPWTLSELRRLLGIHPTELDSLAFDDSESYGGRELREVLAVRFGVDDPDRVMATHGSTEAIFVAMNALLTSGDEVVVVDPAYHSLRSVAEAIGCRIKRWRLRPEDGFRPCLDILRPLLTSRTRMVIVNFPHNPTGATLTRDQFDAFLDLVADHGAYLVWDGAFTELVYDTPPLPEPALRYARCVSIGTMSKAYGLPGTRVGWCLATPEILTRFVPLRDAISICLSPLTEFFAARAIAQADRILDVRRAQAARNRQRLADWIRHNSELVSWTRPDGGCTAFPTFAGIEDTEDLCRELGARHDVLLVPGSAFGHPDRVRLGFGGDEAAFVEGLDRLQGALRARRGAAHD, from the coding sequence ATGCGGCATTTCTACTTCGACACGAAGATCGATCTGGGCAGCAGCGGCGTGCAGCCCTGGACCCTGTCGGAGCTGCGCCGGCTGCTGGGCATCCACCCCACGGAGCTGGACTCGCTCGCCTTCGACGACAGCGAGTCGTACGGCGGCCGGGAGTTGCGTGAGGTGTTGGCCGTCCGGTTCGGCGTCGACGACCCGGACCGTGTCATGGCGACCCACGGATCCACCGAAGCGATCTTCGTGGCCATGAACGCCCTGCTGACCTCCGGCGACGAAGTCGTCGTCGTGGACCCCGCCTACCATTCGCTGCGGTCGGTCGCCGAGGCGATCGGCTGCCGGATCAAGCGCTGGCGGCTCCGACCGGAGGACGGCTTCCGTCCCTGTCTGGACATCCTGCGTCCGCTGCTCACCAGCCGCACCCGCATGGTGATCGTCAACTTCCCGCACAATCCGACGGGTGCGACCCTCACCCGCGACCAGTTCGACGCCTTCCTGGACCTGGTCGCCGACCACGGTGCCTATCTCGTCTGGGACGGCGCCTTCACCGAGCTGGTGTACGACACGCCGCCGTTGCCCGAGCCCGCGCTGCGCTACGCGCGCTGCGTGTCGATCGGCACGATGTCCAAGGCCTACGGGCTGCCCGGGACACGTGTCGGCTGGTGCCTCGCCACACCGGAGATCCTGACGCGTTTCGTCCCCCTGCGCGACGCCATCAGCATCTGCCTGTCTCCCCTGACCGAGTTCTTCGCCGCGCGGGCCATCGCGCAGGCCGACCGGATCCTTGACGTGCGGCGCGCCCAGGCGGCCCGCAACCGGCAACGGCTGGCCGACTGGATCCGGCACAACTCCGAGCTGGTGTCCTGGACCCGACCCGACGGCGGCTGCACGGCCTTCCCGACGTTCGCCGGCATCGAGGACACCGAGGACCTGTGCCGCGAGCTGGGCGCCCGCCACGACGTCCTGCTCGTGCCGGGATCCGCCTTCGGCCATCCCGACCGGGTGCGCCTGGGTTTCGGTGGCGACGAGGCCGCATTCGTGGAGGGACTGGACCGATTGCAGGGTGCCCTGCGCGCGCGCCGAGGTGCCGCTCATGACTGA